A single region of the Silene latifolia isolate original U9 population chromosome 8, ASM4854445v1, whole genome shotgun sequence genome encodes:
- the LOC141596611 gene encoding linoleate 13S-lipoxygenase 2-1, chloroplastic-like encodes MLNSAIHSINKDYSFLCSGYKPFVVNGGSDRNIVKPKHLHVVSRAQKHSQKSIRVNEVAVSNNIEEAEKDGVVSLKAIVSVKPTIAGVFSNLGLTRGLDDISDLLGKSLLLGLVSAQLDPKVGKEKATIKAYAHRTKNEEGVVKYEAEFEVPAYFGEVGAVVIENEHHKEMYVTQILIHGFILGPLRFTCNSWVHPKSQFPHMRIFFPNKSYLPSQTPSGLKRMRDNELKNMRGDGEGERKSFERVYDYDTYNDLGEPDKDADLARPVLGGPDLPYPRRCRTGRRPSTADPRSETRSVSVYVPRDEQFSEIKGTTFSAKTVYSALHAVIPSLETFILDPQLGFPHFTAVDSLYNQGISLPALKQHGLLTSVLPRLVKAIHDIEEHVLRFEPPAIFDRNRFSWFSDEEFSRQTLAGLNPYSIKLVTEWPLRSKLDANIYGPQESAITTELVEKAILGYMTMDEALKQKKLFMLDYHDAFLPYVNKVRELKGTTLYGSRTLFILSEDQTLRPLAIELTRPPSEGKPQWKQVFTPNWDATSCWLWRLAKAHVLAHDAGYHQLVSHWLRTHCCTEPYIIATNRQLSAMHPIYRLLHPHFRYTMEINALAREALVNAGGIIESSFSFGKYALELSSVIYGSEWRFDHEALPADLISRGMAVEDPTAPHGLKLHIEDYPFANDGLVLWDILKQWVTDYVNHYYPKSSLVESDNELQAWWTEIRTVGHGDKKDEPWWPNLKTTQDLIHIITTMIWVTSGHHAAVNFGQYGFGGYFPNRPTLTRTNMPTEDPTDEEWKLFSEKPEAVLLKCFPSQIQATRVMTILDVLSTHSPDEEYIGENMEPAFEEEGAIKAAFEKFSGRLKELEGIIDERNNNEKLKNRNGAGVVPYELLKPVSPPGVTCMGVPNSISI; translated from the exons ATGTTAAACTCCGCCATCCACAGCATAAACAAAGACTACTCGTTTCTATGTTCTGGGTACAAACCCTTCGTAGTAAACGGGGGAAGTGACCGGAATATTGTTAAGCCGAAACATCTGCATGTAGTTTCTAGGGCACAAAAACATTCACAAAAAAGCATTAGGGTAAACGAAGTAGCAGTAAGTAATAATATTGAAGAAGCTGAGAAAGATGGTGTAGTAAGTTTAAAGGCAATAGTAAGTGTAAAACCTACTATTGCAGGTGTTTTCTCAAATCTTGGTCTTACCCGAGGCCTTGATGATATTTCGGATTTACTTGGTAAATCTTTGTTACTCGGACTCGTTAGTGCTCAACTTGACCCAA AGGTGGGAAAGGAGAAGGCAACAATAAAAGCATATGCACATCGGACGAAGAACGAGGAGGGCGTGGTGAAATATGAGGCGGAATTTGAGGTACCGGCATACTTTGGAGAGGTGGGCGCAGTGGTTATCGAAAATGAACATCACAAAGAGATGTACGTCACCCAAATACTCATCCATGGCTTCATCCTTGGTCCTCTCCGTTTTACTTGTAATTCTTGGGTGCACCCCAAATCTCAATTCCCTCATATGAGGATCTTCTTCCCCAATAAG TCATACTTACCGTCACAAACTCCAAGCGGATTAAAAAGAATGAGGGACAACGAACTGAAGAATATGAGAGGTGATGGGGAAGGAGAACGCAAGTCCTTTGAAAGAGTATATGACTATGACACTTACAATGACCTCGGAGAACCGGACAAAGATGCTGACTTGGCTAGACCCGTCTTGGGTGGTCCGGACCTTCCTTATCCCAGACGTTGTAGAACTGGCCGTCGTCCTTCAACCGCAG ATCCTCGGTCAGAAACAAGGAGTGTTTCCGTGTATGTACCAAGAGACGAACAATTTTCGGAAATTAAGGGGACAACATTTTCAGCCAAGACGGTTTACTCCGCCCTACATGCTGTCATACCATCACTCGAGACTTTCATTCTTGATCCTCAGCTTGGCTTTCCACATTTCACCGCTGTCGATTCGCTTTACAATCAAGGAATTAGCCTACCTGCTCTCAAACAACATGGCCTTCTCACTTCTGTTTTGCCTAGACTTGTCAAAGCCATCCATGACATTGAAGAGCATGTTCTTCGATTCGAGCCTCCCGCTATCTTTGATC GGAATAGATTCTCCTGGTTTAGTGACGAGGAGTTTTCGCGTCAAACGCTTGCTGGTCTAAATCCGTATAGCATCAAGTTAGTCACG GAATGGCCTCTGAGGAGTAAATTGGATGCGAACATTTACGGTCCCCAAGAATCCGCTATTACAACGGAGTTGGTAGAGAAGGCCATCTTAGGTTACATGACGATGGATGAG GCATTGAAACAAAAGAAGTTGTTTATGCTAGACTACCATGATGCATTTTTACCTTATGTAAACAAAGTGAGGGAGCTTAAAGGCACAACTTTGTATGGGTCGCGTACCTTGTTCATCCTTAGCGAAGATCAAACTCTACGACCTCTAGCCATCGAGCTAACACGACCACCAAGCGAGGGAAAACCGCAATGGAAGCAAGTTTTTACTCCCAATTGGGACGCCACGTCATGCTGGCTTTGGAGGCTTGCTAAAGCTCATGTCCTTGCCCATGATGCCGGATACCATCAACTTGTCTCTCACTG GCTAAGAACTCATTGCTGCACAGAACCATACATAATTGCAACAAATAGACAATTGAGTGCAATGCATCCAATCTATAGGCTGTTGCATCCTCACTTTCGGTACACTATGGAAATCAATGCGCTTGCTCGAGAAGCATTGGTTAATGCAGGTGGTATCATTGAGAGCTCCTTTTCATTTGGGAAGTACGCGCTTGAGCTGAGTTCTGTGATCTATGGTTCCGAGTGGAGATTTGATCATGAAGCTTTGCCAGCTGACCTTATTAGCAG AGGAATGGCGGTCGAAGATCCAACAGCTCCACATGGACTAAAACTACACATAGAGGACTATCCATTCGCGAATGATGGGCTAGTCCTATGGGACATCCTTAAGCAATGGGTGACAGATTATGTCAATCACTACTACCCTAAATCAAGCCTAGTCGAATCCGACAACGAGCTTCAAGCATGGTGGACGGAGATAAGAACGGTAGGTCATGGCGACAAGAAGGACGAACCATGGTGGCCTAATCTCAAGACCACACAGGACCTTATTCATATCATTACGACCATGATTTGGGTGACTTCGGGCCATCATGCCGCAGTTAATTTCGGACAATATGGTTTCGGAGGGTATTTCCCTAACAGAccaaccttaactagaacaaatATGCCTACAGAAGATCCCACTGATGAAGAATGGAAATTGTTCTCTGAAAAACCAGAGGCAGTACTCCTTAAATGTTTTCCTTCTCAAATACAAGCAACACGGGTTATGACGATATTGGATGTGCTTTCGACTCATTCTCCTGATGAGGAGTATATAGGGGAGAACATGGAACCAGCATTTGAAGAAGAAGGCGCGATTAAGGcggcttttgagaaatttagtgggagactAAAGGAGTTAGAGGGGATTATTGATGAGAGGAACAATAATGAGAAGTTGAAGAACAGGAATGGAGCTGGTGTTGTGCCTTATGAGTTGTTGAAGCCGGTGTCCCCGCCCGGTGTCACTTGTATGGGAGTTCCTAATAGCATCTCCATATGA
- the LOC141594884 gene encoding uncharacterized protein LOC141594884 — translation MVQDMIEQVHLIRQNMKATQDRQKSYTDLHPSGRQSSFESVTYAWHYEVLQMREVEPEIHRYVSDPSHVLEVENIELDEALTYVEVPKKILDRKVRKIRNGETILVKVLWSNHNVEEATWEPEEAMRERYPHVFSQV, via the exons ATGGTACAAGATATGATTGAACAAGTACATTTGATTCGACAAAATATGAAGGCGACTCAGGATCGGCAAAAGAGTTATACGGATCTACATCCAAGTGGGCgacaaagttcttttgaaagtgtcacctatgcgtggcATTATGAGGTTTTGCAAATGAGGGAAGTTGAGCCAGAAATTCATAGG tatgtgagtgatccatctcaTGTGCTTGAGGTGGAGAATATTGAGCTCGATGAAGCGCTTACTTATGTTGAAGTGCCAAAGAAAATATTGGATCGTAAGGTGCGCAAGATAAGAAACGGTGAAACCATCTTGGTTAAGGTGTTATGGTCTAACCATAATGTTgaagaagctacatgggagccggaGGAAGCAATGAGGGAGCGTTATCCACATGTTTTTAGTCAG GTATGA